ATAAATACAAGAACTCTAATCTTTATTCTATATTTTGTTGACTTGGTTACACGTTATGTTTGTTCTATTGCTACAACGAGATGATGTTTTGGATTTGAGGAATCTGATTAGTGTTTATCCATTGTTAGACAACTGGAGTGTGAAGGCAATCCGTAGGAAGACAACCGGAACTGGAAGGATGAGGTATCTTCGCAATGTGCCTCGCAGGTTCAAGACCGGTTTCAGGGAAGGTAATATAATCCTCTATACACAACCACTGATTTTTTTTTTTATTTATTCTTCTTGTTATTAATAAACTAGATTGAATCTGTAAGAAATGATGTTTGTAATTGAACCTTTTCATGTTTTGTCTTGCTTAGGTACCGAAGCCAAGCCAAGGAACAAGGCAGCAGCTTCATCAGCTTAAACACTAGATTTATTATGGCTTCTGAGTTTGTTGGCAAGATTACTCTGTTTTATTATTCAGCATCTGATTACTCTTTATCTTTTTGGTGTGTTTTGTACTCTTCTTATAAAGTTTTGGACTTGAATGAGATTTCTGTTGCAATTTGCAAGTCCTGTATCCTTTGCTAAGTGTGTTTATGGTTTTCATTCATGCGTTTAGTTTTGATGAGTGTGTTTATCTAGCAACGTATAACATTTTTAAGGAATTTCTTAGCATTTAGGGTTTTCTAATCTTTAGTCAGTTTCTTGTTTAAATCTTGTTTGCTTAAAAGTTGTTTTTTTTTTTTTTTTTTAATCAGAGATTTTACTCTATTAAATAATCGGATAAAACAATTTTCATGGTTGATGAACAAATACATTGGTGTTATCAGTTTTATTTTTACAAGTTTGACCAAAAAAAAAGAAAGATCTTATCACTAACTATAATATAAAAATCCTAAGCAATCTGAAAAATCTTTAATAACTAAGTTCAAAAGTAAACAATTGATCAGTTTGCCGTATTACTAAGTTATAAATTTGGTGAAAAGGGTAGTGGTGAATATCGATTTAAACACTTCGTTATTCGTATAAGAGAATAATTCTATGTAAAGCTGTGAAAAGTATAAGATATGGTCTTAGCCCCACGCGGATTGCTTTTGCTTGTTTAATTTCAGAATCCTTCCTTTTTATGATGATGAAAGGTAGTATTTATTTTCCTTGAATCTAAAATATACAAGATAATTGCTTCCCTTGACTATTGCATTCAATAGTTGTCCTCTATTCTCCACCACATAATTTGATTTATATATAAATTACAAGTAAAATTCCGAATCATCATTGTTAGTTAATAAGATATACTTAACAACTGAGTTAGCGCGTAGAAATGTTTACCAAAGTTGGAATGAGCAGATCGGTAAGATAACAATTGTTCTATTCATAGCTAGAGTGATTGATTGAACGACAACACTTTCTAAGATTGTTTTTGGAGGTTTTTCTTACTTGTGTCCATGGTGATTAAAAATATACATACAAATTTATAACATCTTCTTCAGTTACCTCTATTTTATTGTTTTTTTTTTGGAAAAACCCTCTATTTTATTGTTTAATAGATTTTTTTTAAAAAAATATTCAGAAATGTTATTTTTCTTTTAACAATTCAGAAATTTCTCAATGCCCCTTGAGTAGTTAATAATATAGCGTTAATTAAGTTCACTGCCTTGTTAATAAGTTCGTTGCATGGCATTCGTACTTCAAAAATAATTCTAAATAAGTTTTTATTAATGCACTGCTATATAATAGATTAATATTATATTTTTGCGTTTATAAAAATTATATATTTTCCTTCTATTTATAGTTTCGTCTGTAAATATATAAATAATACAAATATACGTTCATTTGTATTTTAGAAAACACCATTATTACTCTGTTATAGAGGATACATAAAAGAAAAATGGTAGAAAAACTCACCAGTATTTATTATTTAGAAAATTATGATAGTTTAGCTTTAACAATTTAAAAGATTTTATAACTTATATACATTTTTGTGCAACTTATAACTTATATACATTTAAAGTTTTAATTTTAGGGATTAAAAGGTAATGTTTTATTGGAATAAAGAAAAAAAAAAATATATATATATATTTAAAAAAAAAACTACACATTTTGCTAGGGAGAAAAATAAAACAGAAAGAATTAGAGACACTGCCAGAAGAATTAACTCTCAAGTGGGGGACCTACCACATGACTCTTCTTTCTTCTTCCTCCTCATTTCTCACTTCCGCCAATGTAACAAAACCAATCATCATAATCTTATCTGATGTCGTCGAACAACACTATCCCCTCCGCCGCTAATCCACCGGACCCTGTGTTTCCCTTCACCCAACCTGCAAACACTACAACTTCATCTCCCTCTCCACCTTCTCCCATCGAACCTTCTTCAACCCCTCCCTTTCCCGCGGCGCGTGCAAGCGACAGAGGCTTAGCGCCAGGAGTACTAGCTGGACTGATCACCGGAGCAGTTCTCGGAGCAACTTTTGTTCTGATCGGAGTTTGCGTCTTCGTCTGTTTCTACAAAAGAAAAAAGAGGAAGTTGCAGAGAAGAAGAGATGCTGAAGCTGCCATTAATGGAGACTCTCCATTACCTTCCTTGTCTGATCCAAAACTAGGTAACTCTTTCTACATAACTCCCGGAAATCTAGGTTTTCTCTCTTTATTTTGAAATAAAATTTAATAATTAGTAGTATTTAATATTCAACTCCTTTGTATTTATTTGTTATGACTGATTCTGAAAATCAGACAGTAACTAGTTGTGTTCTGTTTTCTTGATTCTTGTTTCTTGATTCTTGCTTCTGGAATGTTGATTCTTGTTTCTTGATTCTTGAATGTTGATTCTTGATTCTTGATTCTTGAATGTTGAATGTTGATTCTTGTTTCTTGATTCTTGATTCTTGTTTGTTTCTTGACTCTTGATTCTTGATTCCTGATTCCTGATTCTAGATTCTTGATTCTTGATTCTTGATTCTTGATTCTTGATTCTTGATTGGTTTATGTGAAATTTGATTACTTCAAACATTTTTTTGTAGATAATAGAAACAATCTTCAGCAATGGAATCAAAGTACCACTAGCTCAGACAACGTGTTCACATATCAAGATTTGGCTAAGGCAACAGATAACTTCTCCAGCACCAACCTCATTGGACAAGGCGGGTTTGGTTATGTTCATAAAGGAGTTCTTACGGACGGAAGAGAGGTTGCCATCAAGCAGCTTAAAGCTGGAAGTGGACAAGGAGAGCGCGAGTTTCAAGCGGAGATACAGACCATTAGTAGAGTTCATCACAGGCATCTTGTTTCACTTCTTGGTTATTGCATAACGGGATCTCAAAGGTTGCTTGTTTATGAGTTTGTTCCTAACAAAACTCTCGAGTTCCATTTACACGGTGAGTAAGACTTCCTTGGGTTTGATAAATGGTTTGTGTGGTCGTTTAAATGTGGTTCGTGGTTAGAGCCGGTCATAAGATTTTAGAGACTATAGACAATTTAGTAAAATTATTGATAAAAATTTGTATTGGAAGTTTTATGTTTATATATATATTAACTCTTAAAATTATGGAGGCTTTAGGCTAATGTTTCATTTGGCTATGTCGATGATAGGCTCTGATTGTGGTAAAAGTATTTGCAGAGAAAGGGAGACCAGTAATGGAATGGGGGAAGAGGATGAAGATTGCTTTGGGTGCAGCTAAAGGATTGTCATACTTACATGAAGATTGTAAGTTATGTTCTTGTCTTTGTGTTTGTGTAAGAAACATTTGTTTTCATAGATCGTTTTTTGTCTTGTTTGATTTAGGTAATCCTAAAACAATACACCGAGATGTCAAGGCTGCTAATATTCTTATTGACGATAGCTATGAGGCAAAGGTATTTGTATAACTTGTAAAAGACTACAAACATTTTATTTCTGCTTCACTACTAATGATGTTGTGATATGATTGATTCATCAGTTAGCAGATTTTGGACTAGCCAGGTCTTCCTTAGACACTGATACTCATGTGTCAACTCGGATTATGGGAACATTTGGGTATGTAACGTTCTAACCATATATGCAACCACTCCGACCATAAACAGCTAACAATCTACTGTCTTGTGATATTGTCTGGATGCAGTTACTTGGCTCCTGAGTATGCTTCTTCTGGTAAACTCACTGATAAATCAGATGTGTTCTCATTTGGAGTGGTGCTTCTTGAACTCATAACTGGACGCAGACCTGTTGATAAGTCACAGCCTTTTGTTGATGATGATAGCATCGTTGATTGGGTTAGTTATCTTTTGTGTCCCTAAGCATCAACTTTTGAATAAGCTTTCTAAACTCAACTAATGTTGTAGGCCAAACCTCTGATGATACAAGCTCTAAACGATAGCAACTTCAACGGTCTTGTTGACCCGCGGCTAGAGGGTAACTTTGATATCAGTGAAATGACGAGAGTGGTTGCTTGCGCTGCTGCTAGTGTCCGTCATTCAGCAAAACGCCGCCCAAAGATGAGCCAGGTACTATCAAGTTGAAACCTCTTTGTAACACTTAACCTCATATCAGTCCTCTGAAACTTCGGATCATTGCAGATAGTTCGAGCATTTGAAGGAAACCTATCTCTAGATGACCTAACTGAAGGAGTCACCCCAGGTCACAGCACTATTTACAGCTTAGATGGGAGCTCGGATTATAGCTCAACGCAATATAAAGAAGACTTGAAGAAATTCAAGAAAATGGCACTTGAAAGCCAGACATTTGGTAGCAGTGAATGTAGCGGTTTGACCACTAGTGACAACGGTCAGAACCCATCAGGCTCCTCTAGCATCACTGAAGGTTTACGTACAACGCAAGAGATCGAACCGGAGAAGAAAACGGATAGGACTATAAGTTAAAAACAGAGGATTCTTGATTCTTGGGTAGCTAAAGTCCAGCATTTTGGGATAGGTTAGGTAGGTGTAAACACATTTTTCATTTCTTCGTATTAACGTGTGGCTTCTATGAAAACTCGCATGAGCCTGATTTGGACGTGAGTATTTGTTGGAGACTAGCCAACAATTATTTTATTTCTTTTTAAGTTTGGTGTGAAGTTTATTGAAGAGATGCAAAGCTAGATGCTTTATGATTCCTTATATATTTTTTTGGCTTTAAGGAAAAATAATAGGTTTTTTTTTTAAGTTTGTAGTGAAGTGAAGGTATTTGTTGGAGACGAGTCAGAATTATCATAGCCTCATATGTTTTTCGTTTACTATTTAAAAATAAAATAAAATGTTATTATTATTTTTTTAAATATATTTTTAATATAACATGTTTCTTGTCTAATTTATATAACAAGTTATTTTCCAGTACTTAATGGAGTTTCTACATAATCTACACTATTGGTAAAACTAGTCATGAAAAAAATACTCTTAACTATAGTTTTGACATCAGTATTTTGTTTTGGTTTGTAAATATTTACACATGGACTATTAACAGAGTGGAACTATTCGTTACAATTGAAAATTTCCAGGATAAGTCAGGCTTTTAAAAATAATTAGGATTAGGAGTTTTATTTGTATTTTTTTGTTGTTCACCTATTAGGATTTGTATAGATTTAACAAAAACAATGAGATCTCGTTTAAAACAACAGTCTCATTAAGATTGTTTTTTTTTAATATCTACATTTCGTTGTTGTTGAAAGTATGGTTTGAAAGAACAGGAGTGAATGGTAGTTAAAAAGTATTAAACATCTAAAAACTAAAAAGTAATCGGAGCCAGTAGACCGTTTGATGGTTTATTTCTTTTGTATAGTTACTTTA
The DNA window shown above is from Brassica oleracea var. oleracea cultivar TO1000 chromosome C3, BOL, whole genome shotgun sequence and carries:
- the LOC106328132 gene encoding proline-rich receptor-like protein kinase PERK15, with amino-acid sequence MSSNNTIPSAANPPDPVFPFTQPANTTTSSPSPPSPIEPSSTPPFPAARASDRGLAPGVLAGLITGAVLGATFVLIGVCVFVCFYKRKKRKLQRRRDAEAAINGDSPLPSLSDPKLDNRNNLQQWNQSTTSSDNVFTYQDLAKATDNFSSTNLIGQGGFGYVHKGVLTDGREVAIKQLKAGSGQGEREFQAEIQTISRVHHRHLVSLLGYCITGSQRLLVYEFVPNKTLEFHLHEKGRPVMEWGKRMKIALGAAKGLSYLHEDCNPKTIHRDVKAANILIDDSYEAKLADFGLARSSLDTDTHVSTRIMGTFGYLAPEYASSGKLTDKSDVFSFGVVLLELITGRRPVDKSQPFVDDDSIVDWAKPLMIQALNDSNFNGLVDPRLEGNFDISEMTRVVACAAASVRHSAKRRPKMSQIVRAFEGNLSLDDLTEGVTPGHSTIYSLDGSSDYSSTQYKEDLKKFKKMALESQTFGSSECSGLTTSDNGQNPSGSSSITEGLRTTQEIEPEKKTDRTIS
- the LOC106332096 gene encoding 60S ribosomal protein L37-2, coding for MTKGTGSFGKRRNKSHTLCVRCGRRSFHIQKSRCSACAYPAARKRTYNWSVKAIRRKTTGTGRMRYLRNVPRRFKTGFREGTEAKPRNKAAASSA